From Algoriphagus sp. NG3, the proteins below share one genomic window:
- a CDS encoding MauE/DoxX family redox-associated membrane protein, which produces MKSPAISPTTVLAEGAAWLLAAVFAYTAVSKVYDWSGTLRAVKGQVFQDWMTVPLLYGLPILEISLAVMLLLPKTRRAALGISFILMAVFTGYVALVLTGIFGRIPCSCGGILSSLDWNEHLIVNLVLTAIAAIGWIVQSHLTKLKQPNPL; this is translated from the coding sequence ATGAAAAGCCCAGCAATATCACCTACCACAGTCCTGGCCGAAGGAGCCGCCTGGCTGCTGGCCGCTGTCTTTGCCTATACGGCGGTGAGTAAGGTATATGATTGGAGCGGAACTCTGAGGGCTGTAAAAGGGCAGGTATTTCAGGACTGGATGACTGTACCGCTCCTGTATGGCTTACCCATCTTGGAAATATCACTCGCGGTGATGTTGCTACTGCCTAAGACAAGAAGAGCCGCATTGGGGATAAGCTTTATCCTGATGGCAGTCTTTACAGGATATGTAGCCCTGGTACTAACAGGAATTTTCGGGAGAATCCCATGCTCCTGTGGAGGAATACTATCCTCTCTGGACTGGAACGAGCATCTGATTGTAAATCTTGTTTTGACGGCCATTGCCGCAATAGGATGGATAGTGCAATCTCATTTAACAAAATTAAAACAACCAAACCCACTATGA
- a CDS encoding terpene synthase family protein, with product MKAVVEFPVAINRHCRSLDAAVLKWAWAAGLFEDPAELERCRLQKVNWFAGYLFPEEMPKRLELIMKFFLCLFLLDDLLDIRMEPGMIEFLKNLKSGKSFHADSRLQSLGSALLLLHQAIQQESAFSGAKGEWDLVWFDYLEALQWETQLKLDGTPPALKEYRLYRPFASGAYLALQFLRKKTAGLVCEAELLEYTTVRYICLSNDLASYEKELAIGDVHNEVLILREDIGDEALLQVQQEINSLRKRILLLAGQAWSQSYGCMDWIRSLLLLAGGSGAWTADTSRYKQYINGSSGSH from the coding sequence ATGAAGGCAGTCGTTGAATTTCCCGTAGCCATTAATAGACATTGCAGGTCGCTGGACGCAGCGGTGCTCAAGTGGGCATGGGCAGCAGGATTGTTCGAAGATCCCGCCGAGCTGGAGCGTTGCAGACTGCAGAAGGTGAACTGGTTTGCGGGATATCTTTTTCCTGAGGAGATGCCCAAGCGGCTGGAATTGATTATGAAATTCTTCCTCTGCCTCTTTTTACTGGATGATCTGCTGGATATCCGGATGGAGCCCGGCATGATTGAATTTCTGAAGAACCTGAAATCAGGCAAATCCTTCCATGCCGATTCCAGACTGCAAAGTTTGGGTAGCGCCCTTCTGCTGCTACATCAGGCTATCCAGCAGGAAAGTGCTTTTTCCGGTGCCAAAGGGGAATGGGATTTAGTCTGGTTTGATTACCTGGAAGCCCTGCAATGGGAAACCCAACTTAAACTGGACGGCACCCCTCCGGCACTGAAAGAATACAGATTATACAGGCCTTTTGCCTCTGGTGCATACTTGGCGCTGCAATTTCTCAGAAAGAAAACAGCGGGCCTTGTATGCGAAGCCGAGCTGTTGGAATACACTACGGTGAGGTACATTTGCCTATCCAATGACCTGGCATCCTATGAAAAGGAGCTGGCTATAGGCGATGTCCACAATGAAGTACTGATACTTAGGGAAGATATCGGAGATGAAGCCCTCTTGCAGGTACAGCAGGAAATAAACAGCCTCAGAAAAAGGATACTGCTCCTTGCCGGGCAGGCATGGAGCCAATCGTATGGATGCATGGACTGGATCCGTAGCCTCTTGCTGTTGGCCGGAGGAAGTGGAGCCTGGACGGCGGATACCTCCAGGTATAAGCAATATATCAATGGAAGTTCCGGAAGTCATTAA